In Lathyrus oleraceus cultivar Zhongwan6 chromosome 2, CAAS_Psat_ZW6_1.0, whole genome shotgun sequence, the DNA window ACTCAACACATTTGAGGATCTAGATTTTTCAATCCTTTCCCAAATTCGTCTTCACTTCCCCAAACTCTACACTCTTGGCCCTCTTCATCACCTCCTTAATGCTACAAAAAAAACATCATCCTTTAAGAGTAACTTCTTCAAAGTTGATAGAACCTGGATGAGTTGGCTCGATTCTCAACCGTTGAAATCCGTTATGTATGTTAGCTTTGGAAGCACCACACCAATGAAGAGACAAGAAGTCATTGAGATTTGGCATGGTTTATTGAACAGCAAAACGCAGTTTTTGTGGGTGATAAGACCAAACATGGTACAAGAAAAAGGACTATTAAAGATGCTTGAGGAAGGGACCAGTAAAGAAAAAGGATTGACTGTGGAGTGGGTTCCACAAGATGAGGTGTTGGCTCATAAGGCAATTGGTGCTTTTTTGACACATAGTGGATGGAATTCTACTTTGGAGAGTATAGTTTGTGGGGTGCCTATGATTTGTTGGCCTTACTTTGCTGATCAACAGGTTAATAGTAGGTTTGTGAGTGAGGTTTGGAAAATTGGGTTGGATATGAAGGATGTTTGTGATAGGAATGTTGTGGAGAAAATGGTGAATGATGTTATGGTTGATAGGAAAGACGAGTTTCTTGGATCATCTATGAAAATGGCTGAGTTGGCATCCAAAAGTGTGAGTCCTTCTGGTTCTTCTTACAACAACTTTCATGATTTGATTCAGTTTATAAAATTGACTGCtttatgaaaaatgaaaagtagCCTCTACAATAATAATATGATATTTGGATTTGATGGTCTCTCTTCATATTTTTTCGACAATGTGCTTGTGTCCAACTTGTTAATTTGTTTAGGTAATTTTTGGATGTTATATTATGTTATTTGTGGAGTTTTGTAACAGTTTTGTTATATTGCTTTCTTCAATTTTGAACCTGGCTTCAATCCCTTTATTGTAAGATGTTAGGTAGGGTGTGGATGTTTCTTGACCTACGAATCCGTTGATCCAAATTGAACCAACTCATAAATTATTCGAATTCATTCATTTACGGATATACCTAATCATACTCATAATAATCCGTATAATTTTTGTTCGGATGTCAAGTTTGAGTTTTGCAACCACGGACCAGTTGATCTAACTCATTGATGTTATTctaataattttttattatttttattattattttaaataagAATATATAATTAATATCTCACTAATAACCATAATTTATTCCAAAAAAAGTTATTCTCCACCAATAATACTACTAGATCAATGATCAATGAGTTTACGTAATTCTAAGATTAAATGTTGTTCTTGTTTTCTTTTATATCATTTTCAACTTATGTATTTTATACAAATAATATATCTTgttgaattttatattattatcAAATGTTATGTCGTAttgatgaattttattagatattatatgaTATATTTCATCgaatttgaatgttctaaatgaGTATGATTGTATTGATTTGTGTTTTTTATAAACCAACAAAAagaatcataaaaaatatatatttcattTGAAACACAACCCGGGGGATTTCAGGTATTCTAGCCTTCGCTACAAATCGTCACTGTACCTTCGCAAAAAAAAAATTCTCCAGTCGAATCAGGTATTCTAGCTATCGCTAAGAATCGTCACTGATTTCGTTTTGTTTGACCCCTAATAGATGTTTTGTATTTCAGTCGTTGTTAAGGAACGCTGTCTTATTTTTTCCCAGTCGTGACTAGGAGTGATCACCCTTCTTTTTTCATTCCCTAGTGAAGCTTTCGTCCCTCAACTTTCTTGGGCCCTTTTGACATCAAACTTTCATTGTTAACAAGATACTTAGGATACATACATCACATTGCATGCATAATCATCATAACCATGCATAATCCCTAAACAAATATTCACATTATCATCCTCCGGCAGGGCGAATTTCTGGTTACTCTcattagtatttaatcctctcttaccttGAATACATTGGAAGTTGTCACTATCTATGTATTCAGGTCAGAGaaaattaaataggggcaactgtcataccccaaaattcaccctactcTGATACAACTTTCATTtgatccatgaccctactgcacatacatgctttcattatttcatcatcataatttcattgaacattcataaccaaatacatattGCATGGGCTCAAGGcatgaatttaaaaaaaaaaatttaaaaaaaaaattaggtaaatcgatttacccaatTAGGTAATTCGATTTACCTTGCGCAGACACCAAAAATAAGTCTTTTCTTTGCACAAAGGGTATTTGGTTCCCCCCACTTTCTCACTtgctttccctataaatagatgcactattccccttcatttttcatgctttctagcccccaaaaattctgaaaaaatatCATTCAACCCCTCTTCTCCAAACCTAAATCAAAATCCAAAAAACCTTTCCCTCCCAAAAGtcaccaccaccaacttttttttCCATTTCATATTTTTTCCTCAAAATTTCTCACTCTCTAACACGCATAACCTAACCCCTTTACTAAGCTTTCACCACAAATATTTTCATCCCAAACCCCTTGCTTCACattcaagctcaacaccatttctacagagtttttttcacatttttataaggaatgattttaacttaaactttttaactttttgtttctttttttgattaaaaatggttGTTTGTTCTTGGTTGGTCTTTTGAGATGGTTTAGATTCAAGCTTGCAAAAAAATGATTGACTTTAGTTTACTCActttttttaaagattttttacTCCTACTATCTTTTTTCATCTTTTTGTGGTTGCTTTTTGTGtgttatcattttcttttattatggacttgttgttgtatttgtttggttgatgaggtcattagatcatgaccatggttgtttagagttgattaaatcttcaatgttttAAACCTATctatggttgatcaatagatcattcatgatactttgaggcattgatagattgtctctattttaaccatatttgggtcatttgatgcGTAGATGGAACCATGTCTTTacattaacttgctaatccatttgcttattgttactaactactaattactaactcctaatatttatattattgcactttattttttttgcaatttattttattgttcattttatttcatttactttatgtttatgttcactaactactaacttctaacatttatattattgcactttattttttttttgaaatttattttattgttcacattttatgtttatgtttattgttatctaactatatcatttacattatgctaatttatttactaccttatgatcttgttaaataaaagaggaataaaaacaaaagaaagagaacaaatcactttttaaaaaaaatattaatagACGGACTTAAGGTTgaataactttctttgttacaaatctattgttaattgattttttaatcatcttcaatacgttgcgtcaatgataagctatcccttaatgtgtcatattttaagtctttttggcctaagaaaatagtcttaaaaaatattcatttgtgtacatgttactaaccactaattatacttcattaattttatttatcattaacctttgttattgtgattttggtattattgacttatatttgttttatatcatttatattcactaaccattattattgtgatattgtttctttatcttgtaatttacttttatgtcattaccttgtaatttacattaaagtactcatcatcatcatcattgtacaaattcatcatgcatgtttatttacttgttatttattttattatcatcaaacattaaaaacaacaaaaacatgataaaatgataagacaaaaatattcatttcactcttaatcaacttggacttagaggatttcattttaGGACTCTTGCTTGGAGGTCTTTcccttatctttgtgatactttgtaaatgttggattttatttgtaacttacattcatgttgtaagaatggcatcatgacACCACCTTAGGGagacatgtttgtaagaccattatcctctatttagcttaggtcacttttgcacacaaaaggctttctcttgggctaccttacaatgagactaTTTAATTTCatgttggttactttgcattcatcTTGCATAAaccaaatttcataatcaaaataaaataaacccttgattcaacatcaagtggcattttcttagccaaattcaaaaatacttaataattacgattattattgtgcgccatgagccttaagtggtggagaatgagtgagaatggagcattcctacccttactctgattattttggacgcaagacgcttggcttgttgtctagaataatcacctccgcccatagactttagtacaatataatcacaaacactctttcataaaacccttattcaaggtaaaaataatacaactcatcaaactcatttttgtgccttagggcatcatcccgaaaacccttttttcaaaggtaaaatcaaccaacacacaaacattttctactccgaactacggagctctgattcctcatccccgaatga includes these proteins:
- the LOC127119202 gene encoding 7-deoxyloganetic acid glucosyltransferase, producing METLSKEKFSPHVLIFPCPAQGHVNSMLKLAELLAIQNLHVTFLNTEYIHKRLIRFNDDIQAFSECYPMLEFKTISDFHNEEEHPGFGERIGDVIESLSLYGKPFLRDIIVSEKITCIILDGIFGDLATDLASEFGIQLIHFRTISACCFWAYICVPKLLECNELPIRGEEDMDRIIRNMPGMENLLRCRDLPSFCRENQKNPITLDYVVLRSQQSLKANALILNTFEDLDFSILSQIRLHFPKLYTLGPLHHLLNATKKTSSFKSNFFKVDRTWMSWLDSQPLKSVMYVSFGSTTPMKRQEVIEIWHGLLNSKTQFLWVIRPNMVQEKGLLKMLEEGTSKEKGLTVEWVPQDEVLAHKAIGAFLTHSGWNSTLESIVCGVPMICWPYFADQQVNSRFVSEVWKIGLDMKDVCDRNVVEKMVNDVMVDRKDEFLGSSMKMAELASKSVSPSGSSYNNFHDLIQFIKLTAL